The Campylobacter concisus sequence AGCCATGATGATCTGTGCCCTACCTGTGCTTATAGCGTCTTTATATGGTAGTAGCGCATCTTTGCTTAGCGTGATCTCGCTCTTATTTTTATGCGAGTCCTCTTTTGAGCTACCATGCCCAGGAAAGTGTTTGATCGTAGTTATCACACCCTGCTCTTTAAATGCATCCATAAAAGCGTCAGCATAGATCACCACCTTACTCGCATACTCACTAAACGCTCTTTGCTTGGCAGCAATGATCGGCGAGTTTTCATCGTGCAGATCGACAACTGGGGCGAAATTTAAATTTATGCCGCACTCTTTTAAATTTATAGCCATTTTTGAGTAGAGATCATAAGCGCTTTTGATATCAAGCGTGCTTGCGACCTCGTATGCGCTAGGATATGGGCCATCAAAGCTCTTGTCCTTCATACGGCTCACATTGCCGCCCTCTTCATCGATAGCGATGAAAATTTTAGGACTTTTTTCTTTGATAGCTTTTATGCTAGCTTTTAGCTGGGCTTTACTAGTGACATTTCTGCTAAGTAGCATCACTCCGCCAAATCTCTCGTACCCAGCGTCGCTTAACATCGCGCGAAACGCAGCGTCTTTTGTGCTAGCTCCATTAAAGCCAACCATTATCATCTGCGAGACCTTGGCTCTTAGGCTTACCTCTGCACCGTTTAGCCCCAAAGCAAAAATGGTCACAAAAAGTATAAATTTAAAAGCTCTCATCTTCTTCCCA is a genomic window containing:
- a CDS encoding glycoside hydrolase family 3 protein, with product MRAFKFILFVTIFALGLNGAEVSLRAKVSQMIMVGFNGASTKDAAFRAMLSDAGYERFGGVMLLSRNVTSKAQLKASIKAIKEKSPKIFIAIDEEGGNVSRMKDKSFDGPYPSAYEVASTLDIKSAYDLYSKMAINLKECGINLNFAPVVDLHDENSPIIAAKQRAFSEYASKVVIYADAFMDAFKEQGVITTIKHFPGHGSSKEDSHKNKSEITLSKDALLPYKDAISTGRAQIIMAGHLFVKGIDEGNPATLSKKIITDLLRNELKFNGVVISDDMLMKGVGDESLAQKVVKFINAGGDILLFSEFKINNQRTADLVAQIIVDAVNEKKISKERIDASYKRIMALKAKL